One genomic region from Mangifera indica cultivar Alphonso chromosome 17, CATAS_Mindica_2.1, whole genome shotgun sequence encodes:
- the LOC123200103 gene encoding disease resistance protein RPV1-like isoform X4: MASSSLTGQGKYDVFLSFRGEDTRKNFTDHLYVALDQKGIFIVRDEEELERGTEISSELLKAIEESRISIVILSKSYASSTWCLDELEKIVECREMKDQKVFPVFYGVDPSEVRKQTGEIGKAFLKHEEDIDKGRIKRWRSALNKLGNISGYHLQDRHESHLIKKIVEEISEQLKQIGVLSRTFFGMEARVHKLINDYLQLGLDDIRFIGLWGMGGIGKTTTARVLYEMLSDQYEYSSFVANVREVSGSIGLVPLQEQLLSQVIKERNLRLSDYYQGVNLISNRLRRKRVFLVLDDVDQLEQLEALAGEREWFGSGSRIIITTRDQHLLVSHGVENIHIYKVEALDDIAAHKLFHSKAFKNTKPSAMHDALSLMFVRYALGLPLALIVLGSYLCNRSVEEWQSALGRVQEVPNEKIGKVLRISYDALNQIDKRIFLDISCFFNGKNKNRVMEKLDCFGFNPAIGIKELIDKSLLTIQNNELWMHDLVQQMGWEIVREQHHDNPGKWSRLWLSKDIYRVLRENMGTDAVEGMILDQPEVEITNLNGKCLSNMRNLRLLKISNVHISDDLEHLSNELRILKWHNYPLKSLPSSFYPENLCKLSMCYSHLEHLWNGIKAFEKLKIIKLSHSYNLIRAPDFTQILNLERLDVEGCKSLVEVHESIGLLRRLVLLNLKDCQSLVSLPSSVCSLESLKILNLYGCSKLEKLPQNLGKVKRLEELNLSGTAIREVPSSITLLTNLQKLSLRGCKGQQHRTWTFSIWSLLLPKRKQESMCLSLPNLIGLKSLTKLDLSNCNLLEGAIPSDLCFLVSLETLDLSGNHFISLPSRMNQLSKLRNLSVNNCQRLESLPELPFGIFFVGAQACIALKTLSSLPSSSTSANILSHFFSCSQMVADQGAWTDITLAVMFLKLRLQSGLAIRVMDTQ; this comes from the exons ATGGCGTCATCATCTCTCACCGGTCAAGGCAAATACGATGTGTTCTTGAGTTTCAGAGGCGAAGATACTCGCAAGAACTTTACCGATCATCTCTACGTCGCTTTAGATCAGAAAGGAATCTTCATAGTCAGAGACGAAGAAGAACTCGAGAGAGGGACAGAGATTTCATCGGAGCTCTTGAAGGCCATCGAAGAATCCAGAATTTCGATTGTAATTCTCTCGAAAAGCTACGCTTCTTCCACATGGTGCTTGGATGAGCTTGAGAAAATTGTTGAGTGCAGGGAGATGAAGGATCAGAAGGTTTTCCCGGTATTTTACGGCGTTGATCCATCGGAAGTACGGAAACAGACGGGCGAGATCGGAAAAGCTTTtctaaaacatgaagaagatatcGATAAGGGGAGGATTAAACGGTGGAGATCGGCTCTCAATAAACTTGGCAACATCTCTGGTTATCATTTGCAGGACAG ACATGAATCACATTTGATCAAAAAAATTGTTGAGGAAATATCAgaacaattaaaacaaattgGAGTGCTATCAAGGACATTTTTTGGAATGGAAGCTCGTGtgcataaattaataaatgattatttacaGCTAGGATTGGATGATATTCGCTTCATTGGCCTATGGGGAATGGGAGGAATAGGTAAAACTACAACTGCTAGAGTTTTATATGAGATGCTTTCAGATCAGTATGAATATAGCAGCTTTGTTGCCAATGTTAGAGAAGTCTCTGGATCAATAGGTCTAGTTCCTTTGCAAGAACAACTTCTTTCTCAAGtcataaaagaaagaaatttaagatTAAGTGATTATTATCAAGGAGTCAATTTGATAAGTAATCGGCTTCGTAGGAAAAGGGTATTTCTTGTTCTTGATGATGTTGATCAATTAGAACAATTGGAAGCATTGGCTGGAGAGCGTGAGTGGTTTGGTTCTGGGAGTAGAATCATCATTACAACTAGAGATCAACATTTGCTTGTAAGTCACGGTGTagaaaatatacacatatataaggTTGAAGCATTGGATGATATAGCAGCTCACAAGCTCTTTCATTCAAAGGCATTCAAAAACACGAAACCCTCTGCCATGCATGATGCGCTTTCTTTAATGTTCGTAAGATATGCACTGGGACTTCCATTAGCTCTCATAGTGTTGGGATCCTATTTGTGTAATAGGAGTGTTGAGGAATGGCAAAGCGCCCTGGGTAGAGTACAGGAAGttccaaatgaaaaaattggaaaagTACTAAGAATAAGTTATGATGCCCTAAatcaaatagataaaagaatatttttagatatCTCGTGTTTCTTTAATGGGAAGAACAAAAATCGGGTCATGGAAAAGCTTGATTGTTTTGGTTTTAACCCAGCCATTGGAATAAAAGAACTCATTGACAAATCTTTACTAACCATCCAGAATAATGAATTATGGATGCATGATTTGGTACAACAAATGGGTTGGGAAATTGTTCGTGAGCAGCATCATGATAACCCTGGAAAATGGAGTAGATTATGGCTGTCCAAGGATATCTATCGTGTTTTACGAGAAAATATG gGAACAGATGCAGTTGAAGGCATGATACTAGATCAGCCGGAAGTTGAAATTACAAACTTGAATGGTAAATGCTTGTCTAACATGAGAAATTTGAGACTGCTAAAAATCAGTAATGTGCACATTTCTGATGACCTAGAGCACCTATCAAATGAGTTGCGAATTCTGAAATGGCATAACTATCCTTTAAAATCTTTGCCTTCAAGTTTTTATCCAGAGAATCTTTGTAAGCTCAGCATGTGTTATAGCCATCTCGAACATCTTTGGAATGGAATAAag GCATTTGAGaagttgaaaattattaagCTTAGTCACTCTTACAATCTTATTAGAGCGCCAGACTTCACACAAATTCTGAATCTGGAGAGGCTTGATGTTGAAGGGTGTAAAAGTTTGGTTGAGGTTCACGAATCCATTGGCCTTCTCAGAAGGCTTGTGCTATTGAATTTGAAAGATTGCCAGAGTCTTGTGAGTTTGCCGAGTAGCGTCTGCAGCTTGGAATCTCTCAAGATTCTGAATCTCTATGGCTGTTCAAAACTCGAAAAACTTCCCCAGAACTTGGGTAAAGTCAAACGGTTGGAGGAGCTAAATTTAAGTGGAACTGCAATAAGAGAAGTGCCATCCTCCATTACTCTCTTGACAAATCTCCAAAAACTCTCTCTCCGTGGATGTAAAGGGCAACAACACAGAACATGGACTTTCTCCATCTGGTCATTGCTTTTGCCCAAAAGAAAGCAAGAGTCCATGTGTTTATCACTCCCTAATTTGATAGGTCTGAAGTCTTTGACTAAATTAGACCTTAGTAATTGCAATCTCTTGGAAGGAGCAATCCCCAGTGATCTTtgttttttagtttctttagaAACTTTAGATTTAAGTGGAAACCATTTTATTAGCCTCCCATCCAGAATGAATCAGCTTTCTAAGCTTAGAAATCTTTCAGTGAATAATTGTCAGAGGCTTGAGTCATTGCCAGAGCTTCCATTTGGAATATTTTTTGTTGGAGCACAAGCTTGCATTGCATTGAAAACATTATCCAGTCTACCAAGTTCAAGTACTTCTGCAAATATCTTGTCCCATTTTTTCAGTTGCTCCCAAATGGTTGCAGATCAAGGCGCCTGGACTGACATCACGCTTGCAGTTATGTTCCTGAAACTACGACTTCAG AGTGGTTTAGCTATCAGAGTAATGGACACTCAGTAA